One stretch of bacterium DNA includes these proteins:
- the murI gene encoding glutamate racemase produces MGPIGVFDSGMGGLTVLRELRRRLPAEDFLYFGDTARVPYGTKGERTVRAFARQDASFLVSHGAKLVVVACNTASAFAIDDLQRTLPVPVLGVIDPGVATALARTRGGRIGVIATRGTVESGRYQQQLSAQVGPERVLARACPLFVPLAEEGMVDHPITRLVAWEYLAPLRDAEVDTLILGCTHYPLLKRIISEFMGPQTVLVDSAEALAEAASRTLVEAGLQRDAGGPPGRMEFYLSDIPWMFQETGARFLGHPIDSVQTVNVNEADWDGHLDLAGKDAP; encoded by the coding sequence GTGGGACCCATCGGCGTCTTCGATTCCGGCATGGGTGGGCTGACCGTGCTGCGGGAGCTGCGCCGGCGCCTGCCGGCCGAGGACTTCCTCTACTTCGGCGACACGGCCCGCGTGCCCTACGGCACCAAGGGCGAGCGCACGGTGCGCGCCTTCGCGCGGCAGGACGCGTCGTTCCTGGTCAGCCACGGGGCCAAGCTCGTGGTCGTGGCCTGCAACACCGCCTCGGCGTTCGCCATCGACGACCTGCAGCGCACGCTGCCGGTGCCGGTGCTCGGGGTCATCGATCCCGGCGTGGCGACGGCGCTGGCGCGCACGCGCGGCGGCCGCATCGGCGTGATCGCCACGCGCGGCACCGTGGAGAGCGGCCGCTACCAGCAGCAGCTCTCGGCGCAGGTCGGGCCGGAGCGGGTGCTCGCCCGCGCCTGCCCGCTGTTCGTGCCCCTGGCCGAGGAGGGGATGGTCGACCACCCGATCACGCGACTGGTGGCCTGGGAGTACCTCGCCCCGCTGCGCGACGCGGAGGTCGACACGCTGATCCTCGGCTGCACTCACTACCCGTTGCTGAAGCGGATCATCTCCGAGTTCATGGGCCCGCAGACCGTGCTGGTGGACTCGGCCGAGGCGCTGGCCGAGGCGGCGTCGCGGACGCTGGTCGAAGCCGGTCTGCAGCGGGACGCCGGCGGCCCGCCCGGCCGGATGGAATTCTACCTCAGCGACATCCCCTGGATGTTCCAGGAGACGGGCGCCCGTTTCCTCGGGCACCCCATCGACTCGGTCCAGACGGTGAACGTGAACGAAGCCGACTGGGACGGGCACCTCGATCTCGCCGGAAAGGACGCCCCGTGA